In Candidatus Vicinibacter proximus, the genomic stretch AGCGAAAGCTCTTCATTTTCTTCATCAAAGATTCTTATTTCTTCTCCTTCAATTTGAAAAGTTACGGCTTGCCCTTTGGGTTTAATGCCAGAATAATATACAGCCTGAAAATCCATGAAAAAATTTAATATAAAAAGTTAAGTCTTTCTTTCTTTCTTCTTCGCAGCTGGAAAAAGGATGTTGTTTAGTATTAATCGATATCCAGGAGAATTAGGGTGCAGGTTTAAGTCTGTAGGTGGATCTCCAACATGGTGTTGGTAATCCTCCGGATCATGTCCGGAATAAAAGGTCCAGGTCCCATAACCCAGCTTTCCATGAATATAGCGGACTTCATCCGCAGCTTTATTATCCCCTAAGATCAGCACATCTGATTTTACAAATTCTCTCTTAAATGAAGTAGTTTGACCCATAAATCCTTTAACCGTTCTGGTATGATTTTGAGTCAACATGGTCGGTATTGGATCCCATTTAGCGGAAAAATCAAAAAGTTGGAAGTAATCGTTCTCTGGTATCACCTTTCTATTAAAATTATTATCTATGGAAGAAAACTCATATTGCATTGGATCTTTTACTAGGGTGAAATTTTTAAAAGCCAGTGTAACTCCAAAATCCAGTTTTGAATCTGGATCCGGATCAGCACCATCTCCATCGAAATATTTAGCACAAATATCTAACCCACTCGCAGACAAGGCAATATCATAGGAATCTGTTGCCGAACACATGGCAAACATAAAGCCCCCGCTGGAGATATACTTTTGAATCTGGATTGCCACACTAAGTTTTAATTGGGAGACCTTTGTAAACCCAAGCTCTTTGGCTAAATTCTCTTGCCGCCTTTGATTTTCTTTATACCATGGCTGGGCATTAAAATTGGCATAGAACTTACCATACTGACCAGTAAAATCTTCATGATGCAGATGCAACCAATCATACTTAGCAAGTAAGCCATTGACTATTTCTTTGTCATAAATCTTATCAAATGGAATTTCGGCATAAGTCAGTGCTAAAGTAACGGCATCATCCCAGGGCTGGATTCGTTCGCCTTTTTCATTAAATTCAGGAGTATAAACCGCAATTCTGGGCGCTTTTTCTAACTTCATCACTTCCTGATTAACTTCCGGATTATTAATTTCTTCCCGAATTCGGATATATTCAGCATCTGGGATAACCTCATAGCTTACTCCTCTTGTAATACATTCTTTTTCAAAGGTTTTGGTATGGACAAAAGCAAAACTACCACCTCGATAGTTAAGCAACCAATAAGCCTCAATGTTTTGATTGATCACCCAATAAGTAATCCCGTATGCTTTGAGGTGATTGACTTGCTTTAAATCCATCGGAATGAGGATATAAGAAGCCTTCAACGGAAGAAAAAAACTTAGTAACAAAAGGGTAACTCCAATTCTTACCCACCTTAGTCGATTATCTTTAAATGTAATAGCAACCATACTTCGAACAACAAATTAAATTTCTATTAGTTATATGATGGTCTGTGAATTAGTATAAACCAAAAAATATCACAAAAAGAAAACCAAATTATGATATTTGCACTCCCTACAACGTAAAATGGATCAAATTAGTTTTCAGTACCCGATACAATACCTTTTCATTGGCTTTTTTCTTGCCATTGGAGCCGGCTTTCTGCTCTACTACAAGACCCGTCAGTTAGTAGATCGATCGGATCGTGATAAATTCATTCTTGCCTCTCTACGAGTCATTGTTGTTTTTTTACTCTTTTTTCTCTTAATGAATCCAATGATTAAAAGGTATAACCAGGAAATCAAAAAGCCGGTTATAGCTTTAGCCATTGACCAATCTCGTTCGATGATCCAAAAAGACAGCAGTTGGATCAAAACATTCATTAAGAACTTAAATGATTTTGAATCAAGAATTACAGAAAAATATGAAGTTCATAAACTCGGCTTTGGACTAAACGCTCAGGCATTCAAAGGATTCCAATTTAATAGCTTAGGTACCGACCTGGGGTCTTCCTTGGATTATATTTCAGATCAGGCAGATCCGGCATACTTAAAAGGAATAGTATTATTTTCAGATGGGATTTACAACAGTGGAAAAAATCCTTTATATCATCCCATGACAGATTTAGTCCCGGTGTATGGAATTATCCATGGGGATTCTACTCAAGAAAAAGATCTAAGCATTCAAAGGGTATACCATAATGACATAATCTATTCCGGAGATAAATTTTCTATTCAGGTTGATATTCTTGCCTGGCAATGCGATCCTTCAAAATACAATTTTAAACTCAGTAGATTTGAAAACAATAATTGGGTAAGTCTAATTGAGGAGGAGGAAAAAATTGAGAAAACAAACTACTTTATAACAAAAAATCTGGTGAGCTACACAGATAAGCCAGGTATCTATAAGTATAAAGTACAATGTAGTGCGATCAAAGGTGAAAATAATCAGTTCAATAACAGCAAAGAATTCTTTGTTGAAGTCCTGGATGCCAGAAAAAAAGTATTGATTTTAGCACATTCTCCTCACCCTGATATTTCCGCAATAAAAGAATCGTTAGAATCCAATAAAAATTATGAAGTAAAAATTAAATACCCAAAAGATCCTCTAGACAAACTCGAAGAGCTGAGTTTGGTAATATTTCATCAATTGCCCAATACCTCGACGGATTTAAGCGGTATTTTGTCGAGGTTGGATGCCATGAAAATTTCAAGAATTTTCATAATTGGTCAACAAACCGAAATTTCCATTTTTAACCAAAAGCAGAATCTGGTTAAAATTACCGGCAACAATAGGAACAGTAACGAATCTCAAGCTATTTACTCAGATTTATTTAATTCTTTTACACTTTTACCTAGCACCCTTATAAACCTGAGTCGGTATCCTCCTTTAACTGCGCCTTTTGGCAACTATCAACTTGAATCCAATGCAAATGTTTTACTGTATCAGCGTATAGGTAAAGTGGACACTAAATTCCCACTTTGGGTATTTGGCGAAAATGGTGGAATCAAAACTTCAGTTATTTGTGGAGAGGGAATATGGAAATGGAAGTTGAATGATTATGTTCAAAGTAATAATTTTAATTCCTTTTACGAAATTCTTTCTAAATCATTACAATACACCTCAACTAAAGAAGACCGGAGAAAATTCAGAATTAGCATAGGTAAAAAAGTATTTAGTGAATCTGAGCAAATTTCATTTAATGCAGAGCTATACAATGACAATTATGAAAGAATCAATAAGCCTGATGTTTCATTAAAATTAATTTCTTCCGATAATAAAGTTTATGATTTTACTTTTGGCAAAAAAGAAAATTTCTATGAATTGAATGCGGGATCTTTACCCGAAGGAGAATACCGGTATGTAGGAAGCTGCGATTGGAACAACCAGAAGTTAAATTCGGAAGGTCGATTTCAAGTGCAATCTAATCCACTTGAATTTACAAACCTTGTTGCCCGACCTGATTTATTACGAGGCATGGCTGAGAAATCTGGCGGTAAAACATATCAAAAGGATCAAATGCCTGAACTTGCTGAGCTTTTAATGCAAGATGAAAAGAGTAAACCTATAATTTTCCAAACCTTAGACACCAAACCACTAATTGACAGGAAGTGGATATTTTTTCTGATTTTTTTAATGTTGGGAGTAGAATGGTTTTTTCGACGATATTGGGGAAGTTATTAATTATTGTTTAGATTTTTTTAGAGGTCGCAAGATTTTGTACCCAAAAATCTTCAAATTTTACAATTGCAGTTTCGTCATAATTACCCATCATATTTTTACAATGTGGAGGGCTGTTTTTCCAGGCTAAAAATATGTCTAGAGGTGTATCGTATCCTCCACCGACATTTTCAGCAAATGCTTTCCAATTATACCCTGCCTTTTTTAATCGCACATCTGCTCTTTGCCCTTTACCATCAGTGTGTGTCAACAATCCGCTACGGTGCATGTACTTTGCATGCTCTATTGCGGCTTTGGCAATTCGATTATTCCACTGTAGGGGCGGGCGGGGTGGAATCGAATCTTGTCCACAGCGACATCCTTTAGATCTCTGGTCATTAACTAATTCAAGAATTTCATTTTGGTAAGGAAGTAATAAGTCTAAATTTGGATTTACCATTTCTAACCATATCAAAATTGCTAGACCTAAAAAAAACATCAAAAAAATTTAATTGAAGAACGTATCAGAATAAAAATAATTTGATTTAGGTAAATGATGTTTTTAAAAATTAATCTATTTAACATTATTTTAAACCCATCCAGATTTTAACCATTTAATTTTAAAAAAAAATCAGCCATTTGTGACTGATAGTCTTCTGCTGCGGTGAGCACATCTCTCATTGTGGGATTCATTGATTTAGGATAGAGTATTTTTCTACCTACATTGATCAGCAATCCCTCGGTAAAATTTCTACCATCCAAAATGACTTGCTTTAAATCCCCTCCTTGCTCCCCCACCCCAGGAATGAGCAGAAAAGAACTGGGACAATGCTGTCGCACCTTGCGTAAATATTCAGCCTTTGTAGCACCAACGACATACATTATATTGTCTTTGTAAATTGACGCTTCGAAAGTTTTTAAAACCTCTTCAAAAAAATAATCTCCTTTATTTGTATGTTTTAATTCAAAATCGGCAGCTCCTGGATTGGATGTTAAAGCCAGAACGATAGACCATTTGTCTTTATATTGAAAGAATGGCTCCAATGAATCCATACCCATATAAGGATTTAAAGTAACTGCATCCGCCCCTAGACGATTAAAAAAATACTCCGCATATTTTTTGGAAGTATTGCCAATGTCGGAACGTTTTGCGTCTGCAATTAGGAGGCATTCATCCGGAATAACTTTGACCAGTTTTTCAAGTTGGATCCATCCATCAGGACCCAAAGCTTCAAAAAATGCAATATTAATTTTGTAAGCAACCGTCAAATGTGAAGTAATCTTTACTACTTCATGACAAAATTCAAAAAATGGTTGGTCAAAATCGTGAAAATTAGCTGGTATTTTCTCCAAATCCGGATCCAGTCCAATACAAAGGAATGATTTCTTTGCGCGTATTTGCGAGGCAAGAAAAGTTGTATCTTTTAGCATAATTCGATCTTCAGCTATTTATCCATTTTGTTCGACACGCAAAGTCGGAGACAAAACAAGGTTCCTCAATTGGACTTTCTTATCCAGTTGAGAAGCTATATCCAGGTAAATATTCATATAATCATCTTCTTGATTTGCATCAAATACATTGCCTGAATCTGAACGTTCTCTTAATGTCTCCACAATTGGAATTTGTCCTAATAAGACGGAATGAGTAAAATTGGCCAATCTTGTGCCGCCATGCTTGCCAAAAATAAAATACTTTTTACTTTGATCATCTTCAGGTACAAACCACGACATATTTTCTATCACCCCTAAAATGGGCACTTTGATTTGATCCATAGTAAACATGTTGGCCGCCTTAATGGCATCAATTACTGCAACTTCCTGGGGTGTCGTTACCATGACCACTCCTGTAAGCGGAATGGTTTGAACAAGTGTTAATTGAACATCCCCTGTGCCTGGGGGCAAATCAATTATCAAATAATCCAGGTCAGGCCAATACGTCTCCTGAAAAAATTGCTTAATAATGGCAGCTAGTCTGGGGCCCCTCAAAACCACAGCTTGTTCAGGCTCAATGATATTACCTAAAGAAATAACAGGAATTCCATTGACTAAAATTGGCACAAGTAGTTTTTTACCATTTTCATCCCTAACCTGGGGCCGTTGATTTTTAATTCCCATCATAGTAGGTAAAGATGGGCCATACAAATCAGCATCCAATAGTCCGGTCTTAAATCCTAACCGGTGTAAAGCCAGGGCAAGATTTACAGAAACTGTTGACTTGCCGACTCCTCCTTTCCCAGAACAAACCGCAACAAAATTACTGATTTGTGGAAGCAATGAATTTGGCGTGTCGCTAAAAGGAGTTTGGGTTACAAAATGAGCATGTATCTGATAATCACTGAATTTATCACTTAAATCCTTATAAATATTTTGATATAGTTCATCTTTACCTGAATAATTATTACCTGGCAATACAATATTAAAATATATATTTTGCCCTTCCACCCTCAGCTCCCTTATCATTTTCAAGGTAATGATGTCCTTTCCTGAGACCGGCTCTGCAATTGTTTTCAATGCCTCAATTAGGCTTTCAATTAATGAATTCATAATTTGTTAAATAATTCACAAAAGTACATTGATGGTTGTGAAATCCATTGTAGCAGGCAATTTTTATTAATTTTGTGGCTGAGCCATGAAAGTCATTTATCTTCAAAGAGACCCTCTACCTAAATTTACAAATGCCGTTGTTACGATTGGCGCCTTTGACGGTTTTCATGATGGCCATAGGGATATTGTCGATCAGGTTTGTGCGCAGGCAAAAATAGTGGGAGGAGAATCCGTTTTGATTACTTTTGACCCCCATCCCAGGCAAATTCTTGATCAAGATCCTTCAAACATTTATTTGTTAAACAGTTTAGAAGAGAAGATCTATCTGCTTAGTGAAACGAATTTGGACTATTTGGTGATCGTGCCATTTACTTTTGGCTTTTCACAAATGGTAGCTGAAGAATATATTGAAGATTTTCTCATCAAACAATTTTCACCCCATACTTTGATCATTGGATTCGATCATAGATTTGGAATGAATAGTCTAGGTGACATACAACTCATGCATGCCTATGCTGAAAATCATTCATTTAGATTGATTGAAATTGCCAAAAAGGAAGATGAAAAAATAAAGATCAGCTCAACACAAATCCGCGAGGCTATTCACCTAAATGATTTTGGAAAAGCTACCCGACTTTTAGGTCGTCCATATTTGTTGATGGGAAAAGTTGTGAAGGGACAACACCTGGGCACTCAAATTGGCTATCCTACGGCTAATCTTGAACTTCCTGAAAAAGTAAAACTTATTCCGAATCCGGGGATTTATGCTGCCATTGCTCAAATCAATGATGTAACCTATGATGCTTTACTCTACATAGGGACAAGGCCTACCATAGGAGAACACCTTCAGCAAACCATTGAGATACATCTTAAAAAATTTCATGGAGACCTTTATGGCCAACAAATTCTAATAGAAATAATCGAATTCATCAGACCAGATAGAAAGTTTGAAAATTTAGAACAACTAACTGATCAAATAAAGAATGATGACCGTAAAATTACGGATATTCTATTTCGATATCATTTGACAGAAGCAGGACAAAAGAGGAGTCCTAAAATTGCAGTTGTGGTTTTGAATTATAATGGAGAAAAATATCTCAGGGAATATCTTCCTGATCTATTTAAATTCCTTCCCAATTATGCTAAATTATATGTAATTGATAATGCCTCTTCAGACGACAGCGTACTTTTCTTACAACACAATTACCCTGAAGTCAAAAGAATTATACTGAAGAAGAATTATGGATATGCCGAAGGCTACAACAAAGGATTGGCACAAATAGAATCTGATTATTTTATACTTGTAAATTCTGATGTAAAAGTTACAGAAGAGTGGATCAGCCCTCTGTTATTAAGGATGAAGGCTGACCCAAATAATATGGCTTGTCAACCAAAAATTCTTTCTATATCAGATCCTGAAAGTTTTGAATATGCCGGAGCCGCAGGAGGGTTGATGGATTTAATGGGTTATACATTCTCTCAAGGGAGAATGTTAAATGAAGTTGAAAAGGATACGCAGCAATACGAATCTGCAAAAAAAATATTCTGGTCCAGTGGTGCAGCAATGATGGTCAATGCAAATATGTTTAAGGCATTGGGTGGATTTGATGGTGATTATTTTGCGCACCAGGAGGAAATAGATTTATGCTGGCGAATTCAGCGAGCCGGAGGCCATATTTGGTACGAACCCAAATCCAGGATTTATCATCTCGGAGGTGGTACACTTGAATACACAAACCCGAGGAAAATATTTTTGAATTTTAGAAATAATCTTTCTACGCTTTTCAAAAATGTGCCTTATGTCTATCTGATTGCACTTCTACCCCTTAGGCTAATTGTAGATTTTTTAATCAGCATCAAATATTTGCTCTCCGGAAAGTTCATTTTGTTTTTTAAGGTAATTGAAGCTTATGTTACTTCCATTTTGTCGACTTTATACCTTATGCACAAAAAAGACAACTACAACTCATTGGTGGAAAAAGCTAAAATCGGTCCTACTCAAATTTCAGGAATACTTCGCGGTTCTCTTTTTCTACATTATTACCTTTTTGGTAACAAGAAAACTTCTGATATAGGTTCTCAATATCTGGATTAATTTGAAAAACGCATTTGAAATTATTTATCAGGACGACCAGATATTGATCGTTAACAAACCCTCCGGACTTTTGAGTATTCCTGACCGATTTGATCTTTCCAAAGAAAATCTGTTTAATTTGCTAAAGCAGCAGTTTGAGCCTTTATATGTTGTTAATCGACTAGATCGTGAGACAAGCGGACTCATCTGTTTCTGTCGAACTGCGGAATCCCATCGGGAATTAAGCATAAGTTTCGAAAGCAGGGAGGTGGTTAAAACTTACCTGGCAATTGTAGAATCTACCCCTCCAGAAAATGAAGGCTTAATTAATGCCCCTATTGCCCACTCTTCAAGTGGAGACGGAAGAATGGTAATTCACCCCAAAGGCAAACCATCCATTACCAAATACCGGGTAATGAAGGCCTGGAATCAATTTTGTTTGATTGAGTTAAAACCGGAAACAGGGAGAACTCATCAGATCAGAATACATTTGGCTTATATGGGCTGTCCAATTGTTGCCGACAAATTATATGGTAAAAGAGACCAGTTAACCATTAAAGATATAAAAGTAAAAAGCAAATTGTCTAAAGAGGATGAAGAATTTAGACCACTCATTAATCGAACTGCATTACATGCTTACTCATTGAGCTTTAATCTATATCAGAAGAATTTAAGTTTTCAGGCAGAGCCTCCAAAAGATTTCAGGGCGGTTATGCATCAATTAGATAAATGGAGAAGTTTAAAATAATCTTACCTAATTTCGTATATAAATTACTATAATTTGTGTATTCTTGCATCCTTATTCCGGTTCTTATCCATTCTCTACACTCCCATTTTAAAGAGACCTAATCATGATAAGAG encodes the following:
- a CDS encoding asparagine synthetase B, giving the protein MGVTLLLLSFFLPLKASYILIPMDLKQVNHLKAYGITYWVINQNIEAYWLLNYRGGSFAFVHTKTFEKECITRGVSYEVIPDAEYIRIREEINNPEVNQEVMKLEKAPRIAVYTPEFNEKGERIQPWDDAVTLALTYAEIPFDKIYDKEIVNGLLAKYDWLHLHHEDFTGQYGKFYANFNAQPWYKENQRRQENLAKELGFTKVSQLKLSVAIQIQKYISSGGFMFAMCSATDSYDIALSASGLDICAKYFDGDGADPDPDSKLDFGVTLAFKNFTLVKDPMQYEFSSIDNNFNRKVIPENDYFQLFDFSAKWDPIPTMLTQNHTRTVKGFMGQTTSFKREFVKSDVLILGDNKAADEVRYIHGKLGYGTWTFYSGHDPEDYQHHVGDPPTDLNLHPNSPGYRLILNNILFPAAKKKERKT
- a CDS encoding VWA domain-containing protein; translated protein: MDQISFQYPIQYLFIGFFLAIGAGFLLYYKTRQLVDRSDRDKFILASLRVIVVFLLFFLLMNPMIKRYNQEIKKPVIALAIDQSRSMIQKDSSWIKTFIKNLNDFESRITEKYEVHKLGFGLNAQAFKGFQFNSLGTDLGSSLDYISDQADPAYLKGIVLFSDGIYNSGKNPLYHPMTDLVPVYGIIHGDSTQEKDLSIQRVYHNDIIYSGDKFSIQVDILAWQCDPSKYNFKLSRFENNNWVSLIEEEEKIEKTNYFITKNLVSYTDKPGIYKYKVQCSAIKGENNQFNNSKEFFVEVLDARKKVLILAHSPHPDISAIKESLESNKNYEVKIKYPKDPLDKLEELSLVIFHQLPNTSTDLSGILSRLDAMKISRIFIIGQQTEISIFNQKQNLVKITGNNRNSNESQAIYSDLFNSFTLLPSTLINLSRYPPLTAPFGNYQLESNANVLLYQRIGKVDTKFPLWVFGENGGIKTSVICGEGIWKWKLNDYVQSNNFNSFYEILSKSLQYTSTKEDRRKFRISIGKKVFSESEQISFNAELYNDNYERINKPDVSLKLISSDNKVYDFTFGKKENFYELNAGSLPEGEYRYVGSCDWNNQKLNSEGRFQVQSNPLEFTNLVARPDLLRGMAEKSGGKTYQKDQMPELAELLMQDEKSKPIIFQTLDTKPLIDRKWIFFLIFLMLGVEWFFRRYWGSY
- a CDS encoding CAP domain-containing protein — encoded protein: MFFLGLAILIWLEMVNPNLDLLLPYQNEILELVNDQRSKGCRCGQDSIPPRPPLQWNNRIAKAAIEHAKYMHRSGLLTHTDGKGQRADVRLKKAGYNWKAFAENVGGGYDTPLDIFLAWKNSPPHCKNMMGNYDETAIVKFEDFWVQNLATSKKI
- the pyrF gene encoding orotidine-5'-phosphate decarboxylase, with translation MLKDTTFLASQIRAKKSFLCIGLDPDLEKIPANFHDFDQPFFEFCHEVVKITSHLTVAYKINIAFFEALGPDGWIQLEKLVKVIPDECLLIADAKRSDIGNTSKKYAEYFFNRLGADAVTLNPYMGMDSLEPFFQYKDKWSIVLALTSNPGAADFELKHTNKGDYFFEEVLKTFEASIYKDNIMYVVGATKAEYLRKVRQHCPSSFLLIPGVGEQGGDLKQVILDGRNFTEGLLINVGRKILYPKSMNPTMRDVLTAAEDYQSQMADFFLKLNG
- a CDS encoding Mrp/NBP35 family ATP-binding protein: MNSLIESLIEALKTIAEPVSGKDIITLKMIRELRVEGQNIYFNIVLPGNNYSGKDELYQNIYKDLSDKFSDYQIHAHFVTQTPFSDTPNSLLPQISNFVAVCSGKGGVGKSTVSVNLALALHRLGFKTGLLDADLYGPSLPTMMGIKNQRPQVRDENGKKLLVPILVNGIPVISLGNIIEPEQAVVLRGPRLAAIIKQFFQETYWPDLDYLIIDLPPGTGDVQLTLVQTIPLTGVVMVTTPQEVAVIDAIKAANMFTMDQIKVPILGVIENMSWFVPEDDQSKKYFIFGKHGGTRLANFTHSVLLGQIPIVETLRERSDSGNVFDANQEDDYMNIYLDIASQLDKKVQLRNLVLSPTLRVEQNG
- the ribF gene encoding riboflavin biosynthesis protein RibF, translated to MKVIYLQRDPLPKFTNAVVTIGAFDGFHDGHRDIVDQVCAQAKIVGGESVLITFDPHPRQILDQDPSNIYLLNSLEEKIYLLSETNLDYLVIVPFTFGFSQMVAEEYIEDFLIKQFSPHTLIIGFDHRFGMNSLGDIQLMHAYAENHSFRLIEIAKKEDEKIKISSTQIREAIHLNDFGKATRLLGRPYLLMGKVVKGQHLGTQIGYPTANLELPEKVKLIPNPGIYAAIAQINDVTYDALLYIGTRPTIGEHLQQTIEIHLKKFHGDLYGQQILIEIIEFIRPDRKFENLEQLTDQIKNDDRKITDILFRYHLTEAGQKRSPKIAVVVLNYNGEKYLREYLPDLFKFLPNYAKLYVIDNASSDDSVLFLQHNYPEVKRIILKKNYGYAEGYNKGLAQIESDYFILVNSDVKVTEEWISPLLLRMKADPNNMACQPKILSISDPESFEYAGAAGGLMDLMGYTFSQGRMLNEVEKDTQQYESAKKIFWSSGAAMMVNANMFKALGGFDGDYFAHQEEIDLCWRIQRAGGHIWYEPKSRIYHLGGGTLEYTNPRKIFLNFRNNLSTLFKNVPYVYLIALLPLRLIVDFLISIKYLLSGKFILFFKVIEAYVTSILSTLYLMHKKDNYNSLVEKAKIGPTQISGILRGSLFLHYYLFGNKKTSDIGSQYLD
- a CDS encoding RNA pseudouridine synthase translates to MKNAFEIIYQDDQILIVNKPSGLLSIPDRFDLSKENLFNLLKQQFEPLYVVNRLDRETSGLICFCRTAESHRELSISFESREVVKTYLAIVESTPPENEGLINAPIAHSSSGDGRMVIHPKGKPSITKYRVMKAWNQFCLIELKPETGRTHQIRIHLAYMGCPIVADKLYGKRDQLTIKDIKVKSKLSKEDEEFRPLINRTALHAYSLSFNLYQKNLSFQAEPPKDFRAVMHQLDKWRSLK